The region TAAGAAGAAAATATTTTTAGGGTTTTTTCCAATTGAGCCCGGTTGAATATTGTTAATATGTTCTATAGGGTAACTTACACGGGTATTTTGAGTTATGGAAATATCGCTATAATCCACTTCATTTGTTCCTTTTTTGAAAACTACGTTTTCTAAAATAGCCCCTTTTTTAATGGCTCTGAAAATATCCGGTTCGTTTTCTTCCGAAAGGTTGATCACTTTTGCGTAGCATCCTCCTTCAAAATTGAAAACGGTATTTTCATTAGTCCAACCATGTTCGTCATCACCAATCAATTTTCGGTTTGGATCAGCAGAAAGGGTTGTTTTTCCTGTTCCTGATAATCCGAAGAAAATAGCAGTATCTTCTTCATTTCCTACATTGGCACTGCAATGCATGGGTAAGGTGTTTTTGTCAACTGGAAGTATGAAATTTAATGCTGAGAAAATTCCTTTTTTCATTTCTCCGGTATAACCTGTTCCGCCAATCAATGCAATTTTTCGGGTAAAATCCAAGATGGCAAAATTGCTTTGACGTGTTCCATCAACTGCAGGATCTGCTAGAAAACTAGGAACACACATTATTGTCCAATCCGATTTAAAATTAGCTATTTCTTCTGATGTAGGTCTTAAAAACATATTGTAGCAAAATAAATTTGCCCAAGCCGTTTCAGTAACCACGCGCACATTCAATCTGTAATTTGGATCTGCACATACATAAGAATCTCTTACAAAGATTTCTTTATTAGATAAATAGGCAGTAACCTTGTTGTATAAGGCATCAAAAGCCTTCGATTCGAAAGGGATATTTACATTTCCCCACCAAACTTGGTTTTCAGTGATGCTGTCCTTTACAATGAATCGGTCTTGCGGGGAACGTCCTGTGAATTCTCCCGTATTAATAGCTAAAGCTCCTGTTGAGGTTTCAATTCCTTGGCCTGAGGCTATAGTAATGTCGTGTAATTCGTTGGCTGATAATTGATAATGAATCTTTGCGTTTTCAATTCCTAAGTGCTCAAGCGAAATCGATTGCGTAAACGGTGTGTTATTATCCATAAAATTAATTATTGTGTTGTTTAATTTAACGGCAACAAAAGTAGAAATTATATTTCAGATATGTTTTGATTATCTTATTTTTATGATTTTTTGTTAAAATAATTCAATAATAAGGCTCCCCAAGCAAGTATTAATAGGAGTCCGCCTATAGGTGTTACAAAACCAATTGTTTTAAAATCAAATGAGGAGAGGCTGTTTGTTGCCAATAAATAAATTGATCCAGAGAATAATAGAACACCCGTAACTGTCAAGAAATAGATTTTTTTCTTTGTTTTTTCTGGCAAGCTTGTTAGTGTGCCAATAAGGATTAAAAATAGACCATGATACATTTGATAGCGTACACCTGTTTCAAAAGTGATTAGTTGTTCTGCGTCTAAAACTTTTTTGAGAGCATGCGCTCCAAACGCGCCTAATATGATAGCTACCATCCCAATTAAAGCTCCTGTGGATATTATTTTTCTGTCCATTTTTATTTTTTT is a window of Flavobacterium acetivorans DNA encoding:
- the pckA gene encoding phosphoenolpyruvate carboxykinase (ATP), translated to MDNNTPFTQSISLEHLGIENAKIHYQLSANELHDITIASGQGIETSTGALAINTGEFTGRSPQDRFIVKDSITENQVWWGNVNIPFESKAFDALYNKVTAYLSNKEIFVRDSYVCADPNYRLNVRVVTETAWANLFCYNMFLRPTSEEIANFKSDWTIMCVPSFLADPAVDGTRQSNFAILDFTRKIALIGGTGYTGEMKKGIFSALNFILPVDKNTLPMHCSANVGNEEDTAIFFGLSGTGKTTLSADPNRKLIGDDEHGWTNENTVFNFEGGCYAKVINLSEENEPDIFRAIKKGAILENVVFKKGTNEVDYSDISITQNTRVSYPIEHINNIQPGSIGKNPKNIFFLTADAYGILPPISRLTPGQAAYHFISGYTAKVAGTEAGVTEPQPNFSACFGAPFMPLHPTRYAEMLSKKTKDANVKVWLINTGWTGGPYGTGSRMKLKYTRAMITAALNGELDAVEYKDHAVFGIAIPLSCPDVPSEILNPRNTWEDKDLYDQKAIELGQKFKSNFAKFEEFANAEIMAGAPKA
- a CDS encoding DUF423 domain-containing protein; its protein translation is MDRKIISTGALIGMVAIILGAFGAHALKKVLDAEQLITFETGVRYQMYHGLFLILIGTLTSLPEKTKKKIYFLTVTGVLLFSGSIYLLATNSLSSFDFKTIGFVTPIGGLLLILAWGALLLNYFNKKS